The window TAGCAAATGACCAGCGCTTTGAGTTCCACCATCGTTACATGCTAGGTCTGTATCGTGTATTAGACAACCTTACCAAGCGGTTTCCAGATATTCTTTTTGAATCCTGTTCTGGCGGTGGAGGGCGTAATGATTTGGGGATCATGTATTACATGCCGCAAGCTTGGGCAAGTGATGATACAGATGCGATTGAGCGCTTATCAATTCAAGAAGGTACTAGTTTGATTTATCCCCCTTCCTCAATTGGCGCGCACGTTTCTGCCGTTCCGAACCACCAGGTTGGTCGTATCACACCTCTTACTACACGGGGTAATGTGGCTATGATGGGAGGAGCATTTGGTTACGAGCTGGATTTAACGAAACTTTCGGAAAAGGAATTGGATGAAATCAGTCAGCAAATCGAATCCTATCACTCCATTCGTGAAACTATACAATTCGGCCAGCTCTACCGTCTGAAAAAGACGACCAATACCTGGGCTGCCAACTATGTTAGTCAAGATAAGAATCAAGCGGTCTTTACTTTTGTAAAAATTCTTGCCAAGCCAGAAGCGCCTTTGCTTCATGTTCGGTTGAAGGGGCTAGACCCAGATGCCTTGTATGAATGCCCTCAATTAGGAGAAACATTCTACGGGGATGAATTGATGAACATCGGTCTTACAATGCCACATGTTCAAAAAGATTATTTTAGTGTACAATATATTTTTAACAAAATCTAGGAGGATTTTATAATGAAAATGAAAACATTTTTAAAATGTGCGTCCGTCTGTGCTTTTGCCAGCTTCTTGGTTGCTTGTGGGAATGCAAGTGGTGGTAGTGATAAGGTTGAGATTGAATATTTCTCACAAAAACCTGAAATGCAAGCAACTCTTCAAGAAATTATTGATGATTTTGAAAAAGAAAATCCTACGATTGATATTAAATTTTCAAATGTACCAGATGCAGGAACTGTTCTGAAAACCCGTATGGCAAATAACGAAGCACCAGATGTCATCAACATTTATCCACAAAATGCGGACTTCAAAGCATATGCAGCGGATGGGCGTTTCCTAGAAATTGGTGATGATGCAGGTCTCAGTCATCTAAAAGATGGTGCTGTAACGCCTTATCTTGTTAATGAAAAAAATTACACCCTTCCTTTGACAGCTAATGCCTATGGAATTTACTATAATAAGGATAAGTTCAAAGAATTGGGTCTCGAAGTTCCTACTACGTATGCAGAATTTGTAGCTTTGGTAGACAAAATCAAGTCTGATGGCAGTGTAGCCCCATTTGCCCTTTCTTTGAATGATGCTTGGTCCTTGAACGGCTACCATCAGTTAGCTTGGGTAACTGTTGCGGGTGGTTTTGATGGCGCTGAAGATATTCTAATCCGCAGTGCAAAGGGAGCAATTCAAGATGACGCTACAACAAAAGCTGTCTTAGAACGCTTGCAATTGTTGACAGATAACGGACAAAAAGGTGCAACTGGAGCCCTCTATGCAGATGCAGTCGCAAGCTTTGCAGCAGGTGATGCACTCATGCTTCCACAAGGTACATGGGCAGCTACAGCTGTTAACCAACAAGAACCAGAATTTGAATATGGTATGTTTACCTTCCCTGGTGACAAAGAAGGTGGCGACTATACCATCGGTGCAGCAGACCTTGCTCTCTCAATTTCTGCAGATACAGAGCACCCAGAAGAGTCTAAAAAATTCTTAGAATACCTCTCACGTCCAGAAGTGATGCAAAAATACTATGATGTAGATGGCTCACCAACTTCAGTTGAAGGTGTAGATACAGAAGGTAAGTTTGAAGAAACTGCTGGCGTTACACAATATGCCTTCACTGACAAACACGTTGTTTGGTTGCAATCTGAATGGGAATCAGAAGAAGAGTTCTGGAATATCACTGCTGAAATGGTTAAAAATCCTAACTCAGCAGAATTAGTGAAAAAACTGAACGCATTCTTTGACCCAATGAAAAAATAATTCAAAAAAACTATAAAGAGGGCTAGAACAGCCTAGCTCTTCTTTATAGTTGCTTAGGGTCAGTTTGAATCCCCCTTACCACTCCATTCAAACTGACCCTAAGCAACTATATATTTTAGAAAAAAGGAGTACCATGATGAATCAAAAAGGATTTATTGCCAAATATTGGCCCTATCTATTTGTTGCTATACCAATCGGTCTACAGCTAATCTTTTTCTTCTATCCCCTATTTACAGGTATCTATTACAGCTTGACAGATTGGAATGGATTGACATCTGATTTTAGTTTAATTGGTATTCAAAACTATCTAGACATCTTAAAAAATCCTGATTTTTATACTTCCATGACCTTTACCATCATCTTCACTATTGGTTTAATCATTGGAGAAATAGTCATAGGGATTTGGTTGGCTACCCTGCTCAATCGTAAGATTAAAGCGGTTGGTTTCTTTAGAACCTGGTATTTCTTCCCGGCAGTGCTATCCACAGTTACGTTAGGATTGATTTTTGTTCAATTATTTAACTATGGTTTCACACAAATTGGTGAGATTCTGCATATTGATTGGTTGATGGAAAACTTATTGGTACAAGAAAATACTGTTATTCCAGCAGTGATTTTTGTGGCTCTCTGGCAAGGGCTGGCTATGCCAGTTATCATTTTCCTTTCTGGTTTACAAAGTATTCCAGAAGATGTGAAAGAAGCAGCTGCAATCGATGGAGCTACTCGTTCTCAACAATTTTTCAATATTGAACTTCCATTCTTATTACCATCTATCAGTATGGTTTTCATCTTGGCAATGAAGTCAGGTTTGACAGCATTTGACCTTATCTTTGCACTGACAAGTGGTGGCCCAGACGGCAAAACAGAGTCCTTGGGTTTACTCGTTTACAACTATGCCTTTGTAGACAATAAATTCTCTTATGCCAATGCTTTGGCTGTAGTACTCTTCATCTTCATTATTGTCATCTCATTGATTCAGATGAGAATTTCGAAGAAATTTGAAATTTAGGAGGACAGACATGAATACTCAAAAACAGAAAAATTGGTGGGTCTATCTCGTGCTCTTCAGCGGTATTCTCTTTATGTTTATTCCGCTACTTGTAACGATTATTAGCTCATTCAAACCAACCAAGGAAATCACGAGCAATTTCTTTGGTCTTCCTGAAAATTTCACCTTAAATAACTACGAACGTTTGTTTAATGATGGGATTGTACAATATTTTGGCAATTCAGCCTTGATTACGATTGTAGCTGTTGGCTTGATTCTACTTGTTATTCCAATGGCAGCTTTCGCCGTAGCCCGTCAAATGAAACGCCAGACAGTGTTTAACTTTATCTACTTTTTCTTGATTATCGGGATTTTCGTACCTTTTCAGGTTATTATGCTCCCAATGACAAAATTGATGTCAAGTCTTGGATTGAACAACATTGTCGGTCTGATTATCTTGTACTTAACCTATGCAGTTCCTCAGGCCCTCTTCCTCTATGTCGGCTATATTAAGACTATTGTACCTGAGGAAATGGATGAGGCGGCAGCTATTGATGGCTGTGATAAATTTACTATGTACTGGAAAATCATTTTCCCACTCATGAAACCTATGCATGCAACCGTTTTGATTATCAATGCCCTCTGGGTCTGGAACGATTTCCTCTTGCCTTTACTAGTATTGAACCGTGATCAAAGCATGTGGACCTTGCCACTTTTTCAATACAATTACCAAGGTATGTATTTTAGTGACTATGGTCCATCATTTGCATCCTATGTGGTGGGAATTATCCCAATCTTATTGGTATACCTTGTCTTCCAGAAACATATTATTTCAGGTATGACAAGTGGTTCTGTCAAATAATTAAAAAGGTTGGCTTGTTCAACCTTTTCTAAAAAATGAAAAAGAAAAGGCTTACAAAGGAGAATGTCGATGAAAATTAAAAACCAAGCTATGTTGATTACCTATTCTGATAGTTTAGGCAAGAATCTCAAGGATTTGAAAAAAGTTCTTGAGGGACCATTAAAGGATGTTGTGGGAGGTATTCACATTCTACCATTCTTCCCATCATCAGGTGACCGTGGGTTTGCACCAATGGATTATACAAAGGTGGACCCTGCATTTGGAGATTGGTCAGATATTGAAGCATTGAGCAAGGACTATTATCTGATGTTCGATTTTATGATCAATCATATTTCTGCAAAATCTCCTTATTTCCTTGATTTTCTTGAAAAGAAAGATGAATCAGCTTATGCGGATTTGTTTATTCGCTATAAAAACTTTTGGCCAAATGGTGAGCCAACGCAAGAAGATGTTGATTTAATCTATAAGCGTAAACCTCGTGCTCCATATCGTATTGCAACATTTGCTGATGGTAGTGAGGAGAAGGTATGGTGTACCTTTGATGAGCAACAGATTGACTTAGATGTGACAACAGAGACAACCCGTCGTTTCATCCAAGAAAATCTGGAACAGTTGGCAGAACATGGTGCTTCGATCATTCGTTTGGACGCCTTTGCTTATGCCAATAAAAAAATCGGAACCAACTGTTTCTTTGTGGAACCTGATATTTGGGAAATGCTCCATTTTCCACGTCAGTTATTGGCTCCAAAAGATGTGGAAATCTTGCCTGAAATTCATGAACACTACACCATTCAGCAAAAAATTGCGGAACAGGATTATTATGTTTATGACTTTGCCTTGCCAATGCTGGTTCTCCACGCTTTGTATTCAGGTCATGTCAATCGCCTGGTTCACTGGATGGAGATTTGCCCTCGCAAGCAATTTACAACCCTAGATACACATGATGGAATCGGTGTTGTAGATGTTAAGGATTTGCTGACGGATGAGGAGACAGAGGAAACGCGTGAAGCCTTGTATGCACAAGGTGCCAATGTCAAGAAAATTTATAGCACTGAAGCTTACAATAATTTGGATATTTATCAGATTAACTGTACTTATTATTCTGCCCTCGGCAATAACGATCAAGCTTACCTATTAGCGCGTGTTCTCCAATGTTTTGCACCAGGTATTCCACAAATTTACTATGTTGGTTTGCTAGCAGGCGAAAATGATATTGAACTTTTGGAATCAAGCAAGGAAGGCCGCAATATCAATCGCCATTACTATGAGTTGGAAGAAATTGAGCAGGAAGTGCAACGGCCAGTTGTACAATCCTTGTTCAAACTCCTTAAATTCCGCAATACAAGTCCAGCTTTCGACGGAGAGTTCTCCGTTAAGATGTTGGATGAAACAAGTATGGAAATTTTCTGGAATAATCAAGATGCAGGAGTATCTGCCCGTCTAACAGCTAACCTAAAAGAAAAATCCTTTGAAATTGTTGAAATAGAAGAGGGCAAAATGACCACAATTGAGTTATAATATGATTATATAGAAACAGGGGGGATTCCCCTTTTTCTTGCGTAAATAAGATTGTACAGAAAGGATCAATCAAATGCCAGAAATACAAAAAACAGATTGGTGGAAGAAGTCCGTCATTTACCAAATTTATCCTCGTAGTTTTCAAGATTCAAATGGAGATGGAGTAGGGGATATTCGAGGGATTATCAGCCGATTAGATTATCTTTACGAACTAGGTATTGATGCAATTTGGCTCAGTCCTGTTTATCAGTCCCCCATGGATGACAATGGTTACGACATCAGTGACTACCAAGGAATTGCTCCAGAATTTGGGACCATGGAAGATATGGAAGAGTTGATTGCAGAAGGCCATAAACGCAATATCAAAATTATCATGGATTTGGTGCTCAATCATACCTCGGATGAACATTTTTGGTTTCAAGAAGCCCTCAAAGGACCAGATAATCCCTATTATGACTATTATATTTGGGCTGACGAGCCGAATGGATTACGCTCGACCTTCTCAGGCTCTGCGTGGGAATACGTTCCACATCTGAACAAATACTATCTCCACCAATTCTCTGTTAAGCAACCGGACTTGAACTGGAAAAATTCTGCTCTGAAACAAGAAATCTGGGATATGATCAATTTTTGGATTGAAAAAGGTGTCGGCGGTTTCAGGCTAGATGTGATTGATTTGATTGGAAAAGAACCGGAAAAATTAATTACAGCCGATGGACCGACTCTCCATCCTCTTATTCAGGAATTAAATGAGAAAACCTTTGGTGCATACGACTTAGTGACTGTTGGGGAAACCTGGAGTGCCAATCCAGAAAATGCTCAGTTATATTCGCATCCTGATCGAAAAGAATTTTCGATGATTTTCCAATTTGAACATGTAGGACTTGATCAGCAGGAAGGAAAAGAAAAGTGGGATTTGGCACCGCTTGATCCAGCTCGTTTGCATAATGTTCTATCCAAATGGCAGACTGAACTGGTTGGTAAAGGCTGGAACTCGCTTTTCTGGAATAATCATGATTTACCTCGTGCCATTTCTCGCTTCGGTGATGATCGACCTGCATTTCGTGAACTAAGTGGTAAAATGTTGGCTATTTATCTTCATTTTATGTCAGGGACACCTTATATCTACCAAGGTGAGGAAATCGGTATGATTAATACACCGATTATGGATATTAGCCAAGTGGACGATATTGAAACACGTCGCATGTATGCAGAAAGAATGGAGAAGGGCTATAGTAAGGAAGAACTGATAACATCCATTAATGCTAAAGGCCGAGACAATGCTCGTCGTCCAATGCAATGGACAGCAGAAGAAGGTGCAGGTTTCAGTACAGGTCAAGCCTGGCTGGCTTTAGGAGATACAGTCAAAGACATCAACGTTGAAAAAGCACTTGCAGACAAACAATCGCTTTTCTATACCTATCAAAAATTAATCGCTCTTCGGAAAGAATATCCTTGTATGTCTGAAGGAAAATATGAAGTGATTGAGACAGGGAACGACTTGGTAATGGCTTATCGTAAATATGATGAAAAGGATGATTTCATTATTTTAGTCAATTTCACAAGTGAAGAGCAAGCGTACGAGTTATCACTTGAGGACTATTCCTTGTTTATGCATAATTACGATAATAAAGTAATTTTTGATAAGTCTGTATTAAGACCTTACGAAGCAATTGTTTTCAAAAAATAAGCTGTACTTCTTTTCTTTTCCCAAGCAATTTTCCGATTTTTTTGGTAAAATAGAAAAAACAAAAAAGAGAGGTTTATCATCATGGGGAAATTCCAAGTCATTTCACACCCGCTCATTCAGCATAAGTTGTCAATCCTTCGTCGTACATCGACTTCTACAAAGGATTTTCGTGAGTTGGTAAATGAGATTGCCATGCTTATGGGTTACGAAGTTTTGCGTGACTTACCATTAGAAGATGTGGAAATTGAAACACCAATTACTAAGACGGTTCAAAAGCAAATTGCTGGTAAGAAATTGGCCATTGTACCAATCCTTCGTGCAGGTGTTGGGATGGTCGATGGTTTGCTTAGCCTTGTACCAGCTGCAAAGGTTGGGCATATCGGTATGTACCGTGATGAAGAAACCCTTCAACCAGTTGA is drawn from Streptococcus sp. 29892 and contains these coding sequences:
- a CDS encoding extracellular solute-binding protein gives rise to the protein MKMKTFLKCASVCAFASFLVACGNASGGSDKVEIEYFSQKPEMQATLQEIIDDFEKENPTIDIKFSNVPDAGTVLKTRMANNEAPDVINIYPQNADFKAYAADGRFLEIGDDAGLSHLKDGAVTPYLVNEKNYTLPLTANAYGIYYNKDKFKELGLEVPTTYAEFVALVDKIKSDGSVAPFALSLNDAWSLNGYHQLAWVTVAGGFDGAEDILIRSAKGAIQDDATTKAVLERLQLLTDNGQKGATGALYADAVASFAAGDALMLPQGTWAATAVNQQEPEFEYGMFTFPGDKEGGDYTIGAADLALSISADTEHPEESKKFLEYLSRPEVMQKYYDVDGSPTSVEGVDTEGKFEETAGVTQYAFTDKHVVWLQSEWESEEEFWNITAEMVKNPNSAELVKKLNAFFDPMKK
- a CDS encoding carbohydrate ABC transporter permease, with amino-acid sequence MNQKGFIAKYWPYLFVAIPIGLQLIFFFYPLFTGIYYSLTDWNGLTSDFSLIGIQNYLDILKNPDFYTSMTFTIIFTIGLIIGEIVIGIWLATLLNRKIKAVGFFRTWYFFPAVLSTVTLGLIFVQLFNYGFTQIGEILHIDWLMENLLVQENTVIPAVIFVALWQGLAMPVIIFLSGLQSIPEDVKEAAAIDGATRSQQFFNIELPFLLPSISMVFILAMKSGLTAFDLIFALTSGGPDGKTESLGLLVYNYAFVDNKFSYANALAVVLFIFIIVISLIQMRISKKFEI
- a CDS encoding carbohydrate ABC transporter permease, with translation MNTQKQKNWWVYLVLFSGILFMFIPLLVTIISSFKPTKEITSNFFGLPENFTLNNYERLFNDGIVQYFGNSALITIVAVGLILLVIPMAAFAVARQMKRQTVFNFIYFFLIIGIFVPFQVIMLPMTKLMSSLGLNNIVGLIILYLTYAVPQALFLYVGYIKTIVPEEMDEAAAIDGCDKFTMYWKIIFPLMKPMHATVLIINALWVWNDFLLPLLVLNRDQSMWTLPLFQYNYQGMYFSDYGPSFASYVVGIIPILLVYLVFQKHIISGMTSGSVK
- the gtfA gene encoding sucrose phosphorylase, with the translated sequence MKIKNQAMLITYSDSLGKNLKDLKKVLEGPLKDVVGGIHILPFFPSSGDRGFAPMDYTKVDPAFGDWSDIEALSKDYYLMFDFMINHISAKSPYFLDFLEKKDESAYADLFIRYKNFWPNGEPTQEDVDLIYKRKPRAPYRIATFADGSEEKVWCTFDEQQIDLDVTTETTRRFIQENLEQLAEHGASIIRLDAFAYANKKIGTNCFFVEPDIWEMLHFPRQLLAPKDVEILPEIHEHYTIQQKIAEQDYYVYDFALPMLVLHALYSGHVNRLVHWMEICPRKQFTTLDTHDGIGVVDVKDLLTDEETEETREALYAQGANVKKIYSTEAYNNLDIYQINCTYYSALGNNDQAYLLARVLQCFAPGIPQIYYVGLLAGENDIELLESSKEGRNINRHYYELEEIEQEVQRPVVQSLFKLLKFRNTSPAFDGEFSVKMLDETSMEIFWNNQDAGVSARLTANLKEKSFEIVEIEEGKMTTIEL
- a CDS encoding glycoside hydrolase family 13 protein, which translates into the protein MPEIQKTDWWKKSVIYQIYPRSFQDSNGDGVGDIRGIISRLDYLYELGIDAIWLSPVYQSPMDDNGYDISDYQGIAPEFGTMEDMEELIAEGHKRNIKIIMDLVLNHTSDEHFWFQEALKGPDNPYYDYYIWADEPNGLRSTFSGSAWEYVPHLNKYYLHQFSVKQPDLNWKNSALKQEIWDMINFWIEKGVGGFRLDVIDLIGKEPEKLITADGPTLHPLIQELNEKTFGAYDLVTVGETWSANPENAQLYSHPDRKEFSMIFQFEHVGLDQQEGKEKWDLAPLDPARLHNVLSKWQTELVGKGWNSLFWNNHDLPRAISRFGDDRPAFRELSGKMLAIYLHFMSGTPYIYQGEEIGMINTPIMDISQVDDIETRRMYAERMEKGYSKEELITSINAKGRDNARRPMQWTAEEGAGFSTGQAWLALGDTVKDINVEKALADKQSLFYTYQKLIALRKEYPCMSEGKYEVIETGNDLVMAYRKYDEKDDFIILVNFTSEEQAYELSLEDYSLFMHNYDNKVIFDKSVLRPYEAIVFKK
- the upp gene encoding uracil phosphoribosyltransferase, which translates into the protein MGKFQVISHPLIQHKLSILRRTSTSTKDFRELVNEIAMLMGYEVLRDLPLEDVEIETPITKTVQKQIAGKKLAIVPILRAGVGMVDGLLSLVPAAKVGHIGMYRDEETLQPVEYLVKLPEDIDQRHIFVVDPMLATGGSAILAVESLKKRGASNIKFVALVSAPEGVKALQEAHPDIDIYTAALDEKLNEKGYIVPGLGDAGDRLFGTK